A genomic stretch from Engraulis encrasicolus isolate BLACKSEA-1 chromosome 12, IST_EnEncr_1.0, whole genome shotgun sequence includes:
- the LOC134460210 gene encoding uncharacterized protein LOC134460210 isoform X1 produces the protein MTAKRLARQLYTKEWKRARREVLDVRALVRAQLDAEDAADRAEKSAQRRTGSREDQAVRCTARAGHAVQEADQQPRRLQHMAGIQPVETEEQPDELMGEPTSSVSRPHSSVAASPSTHAPNHQTCEDSSIEEQTSGQAVEGMTHDKEEEASDLAVLIKRMLLGIKEHMTRGMEAIERRLDAIERSLDAMERRLDAIERSLEAMERRMEGMEKKSEMLVAAVVSNLPQPQPPQQEEVLLGQCSTVEELEELDRSLSLPDRRNQMKRFLGRLGGANPGAAVRRILRQVATNQVLGQYSLRGRRAKKAFQNLALCKVIMEACMQNFPLMKVADVEEYIGHALKFAPHRRLTAPQDRTAY, from the exons ATGACTGCAAAGAGACTGGCCAGACAGTTGTACACGAAGGAATGGAAGAGGGCGCGGAGAGAGGTGTTGGATGTGCGAGCACTGGTGCGTGCCCAGCTAGATGCTGAAGATGCCGCAGACAGAGCTGAGAAGTCTGCACAACGACGTACAGGAAGCAGGGAAGACCAGGCCGTGCGCTGTACAGCAAGGGCAGGCCATGCTGTGCAAGAAGCAGATCAACAACCTCGCAGACTTCAACACATGGCAGGGATACAACCGGTGGAGACTGAAGAACAACCAGACGAGCTCATGGGGGAGCCAACAAGTTCAGTCAGTAGGCCTCACAGCAGTGTTGCCGCCAGTCCCTCCACCCATGCACCCAACCATCAGACGTGTGAAGATTCATCCATTGAGGAACAAACATCAGGCCAGGCAGTTGAGG GAATGACCCATGACAAAGAGGAGGAGGCATCAGACCTGGCTGTCCTAATAAAGC GAATGCTCCTAGGAATCAAGGAGCACATGACGAGAGGGATGGAGGCTATAGAGAGGAGGTTGGATGCTATAGAGAGGAGTTTGGATGCTATGGAGAGGAGGTTGGATGCTATAGAGAGGAGTTTGGAGGctatggagaggaggatggagggtatGGAGAAGAAGTCAGAGATGTTGGTAGCTGCTGTCGTCTCAAACCTGCCTCAGCCACAGCCACCTCAGCAGGAAGAGGTCCTGTTGGGTCAATGTAGCAcagtggaggagctggaggagctaGACAGGAGTCTGTCTCTACCAGACAGAAGGAACCAAATG AAACGTTTCCTTGGAAGATTGGGAGGGGCAAATCCCGGAGCTGCCGTTCGCCGTATTTTACGCCAGGTGGCAACCAACCAAGTCCTGGGGCAGTACAGCTTAAGGGGGAGGAGGGCAAAAAAGGCGTTCCAGAACCTGGCATTGTGCAAAGTTATTATGG AGGCGTGCATGCAGAACTTCCCTCTTATGAAGGTCGCAGATGTTGAGGAGTATATTGGCCATGCACTGAAGTTTGCACCACACAGACG GTTAACTGCTCCTCAAGACAGAACTGCATACTAA
- the LOC134460210 gene encoding uncharacterized protein LOC134460210 isoform X3: MTAKRLARQLYTKEWKRARREVLDVRALVRAQLDAEDAADRAEKSAQRRTGSREDQAVRCTARAGHAVQEADQQPRRLQHMAGIQPVETEEQPDELMGEPTRMTHDKEEEASDLAVLIKRMLLGIKEHMTRGMEAIERRLDAIERSLDAMERRLDAIERSLEAMERRMEGMEKKSEMLVAAVVSNLPQPQPPQQEEVLLGQCSTVEELEELDRSLSLPDRRNQMKRFLGRLGGANPGAAVRRILRQVATNQVLGQYSLRGRRAKKAFQNLALCKVIMEACMQNFPLMKVADVEEYIGHALKFAPHRRLTAPQDRTAY, translated from the exons ATGACTGCAAAGAGACTGGCCAGACAGTTGTACACGAAGGAATGGAAGAGGGCGCGGAGAGAGGTGTTGGATGTGCGAGCACTGGTGCGTGCCCAGCTAGATGCTGAAGATGCCGCAGACAGAGCTGAGAAGTCTGCACAACGACGTACAGGAAGCAGGGAAGACCAGGCCGTGCGCTGTACAGCAAGGGCAGGCCATGCTGTGCAAGAAGCAGATCAACAACCTCGCAGACTTCAACACATGGCAGGGATACAACCGGTGGAGACTGAAGAACAACCAGACGAGCTCATGGGGGAGCCAACAA GAATGACCCATGACAAAGAGGAGGAGGCATCAGACCTGGCTGTCCTAATAAAGC GAATGCTCCTAGGAATCAAGGAGCACATGACGAGAGGGATGGAGGCTATAGAGAGGAGGTTGGATGCTATAGAGAGGAGTTTGGATGCTATGGAGAGGAGGTTGGATGCTATAGAGAGGAGTTTGGAGGctatggagaggaggatggagggtatGGAGAAGAAGTCAGAGATGTTGGTAGCTGCTGTCGTCTCAAACCTGCCTCAGCCACAGCCACCTCAGCAGGAAGAGGTCCTGTTGGGTCAATGTAGCAcagtggaggagctggaggagctaGACAGGAGTCTGTCTCTACCAGACAGAAGGAACCAAATG AAACGTTTCCTTGGAAGATTGGGAGGGGCAAATCCCGGAGCTGCCGTTCGCCGTATTTTACGCCAGGTGGCAACCAACCAAGTCCTGGGGCAGTACAGCTTAAGGGGGAGGAGGGCAAAAAAGGCGTTCCAGAACCTGGCATTGTGCAAAGTTATTATGG AGGCGTGCATGCAGAACTTCCCTCTTATGAAGGTCGCAGATGTTGAGGAGTATATTGGCCATGCACTGAAGTTTGCACCACACAGACG GTTAACTGCTCCTCAAGACAGAACTGCATACTAA
- the LOC134460210 gene encoding cilia- and flagella-associated protein 45-like isoform X2: protein MTAKRLARQLYTKEWKRARREVLDVRALVRAQLDAEDAADRAEKSAQRRTGSREDQAVRCTARAGHAVQEADQQPRRLQHMAGIQPVETEEQPDELMGEPTSSVRMTHDKEEEASDLAVLIKRMLLGIKEHMTRGMEAIERRLDAIERSLDAMERRLDAIERSLEAMERRMEGMEKKSEMLVAAVVSNLPQPQPPQQEEVLLGQCSTVEELEELDRSLSLPDRRNQMKRFLGRLGGANPGAAVRRILRQVATNQVLGQYSLRGRRAKKAFQNLALCKVIMEACMQNFPLMKVADVEEYIGHALKFAPHRRLTAPQDRTAY from the exons ATGACTGCAAAGAGACTGGCCAGACAGTTGTACACGAAGGAATGGAAGAGGGCGCGGAGAGAGGTGTTGGATGTGCGAGCACTGGTGCGTGCCCAGCTAGATGCTGAAGATGCCGCAGACAGAGCTGAGAAGTCTGCACAACGACGTACAGGAAGCAGGGAAGACCAGGCCGTGCGCTGTACAGCAAGGGCAGGCCATGCTGTGCAAGAAGCAGATCAACAACCTCGCAGACTTCAACACATGGCAGGGATACAACCGGTGGAGACTGAAGAACAACCAGACGAGCTCATGGGGGAGCCAACAAGTTCAGTCA GAATGACCCATGACAAAGAGGAGGAGGCATCAGACCTGGCTGTCCTAATAAAGC GAATGCTCCTAGGAATCAAGGAGCACATGACGAGAGGGATGGAGGCTATAGAGAGGAGGTTGGATGCTATAGAGAGGAGTTTGGATGCTATGGAGAGGAGGTTGGATGCTATAGAGAGGAGTTTGGAGGctatggagaggaggatggagggtatGGAGAAGAAGTCAGAGATGTTGGTAGCTGCTGTCGTCTCAAACCTGCCTCAGCCACAGCCACCTCAGCAGGAAGAGGTCCTGTTGGGTCAATGTAGCAcagtggaggagctggaggagctaGACAGGAGTCTGTCTCTACCAGACAGAAGGAACCAAATG AAACGTTTCCTTGGAAGATTGGGAGGGGCAAATCCCGGAGCTGCCGTTCGCCGTATTTTACGCCAGGTGGCAACCAACCAAGTCCTGGGGCAGTACAGCTTAAGGGGGAGGAGGGCAAAAAAGGCGTTCCAGAACCTGGCATTGTGCAAAGTTATTATGG AGGCGTGCATGCAGAACTTCCCTCTTATGAAGGTCGCAGATGTTGAGGAGTATATTGGCCATGCACTGAAGTTTGCACCACACAGACG GTTAACTGCTCCTCAAGACAGAACTGCATACTAA